In Mastacembelus armatus chromosome 4, fMasArm1.2, whole genome shotgun sequence, the following are encoded in one genomic region:
- the c1qtnf7 gene encoding complement C1q tumor necrosis factor-related protein 7, whose protein sequence is MWVLMGVVCICHCVFGQLFETRLKGAPRLICSVPGSPGLPGKPGPRGAPGADGNVGIPGRDGRDGRKGEKGEKGDTGVKGRVGPTGKIGERGDRGPAGKRGPSGEKGDLGPHGPLGREGEKGHKGERGPRGTAGICKCGSLLPKSAFSVGITNSYPTEYTPIKFNKVLFNEGGHYNPQTGKFICAYPGIYYFSYDITLANKHLAIGLVQNGQYRIKTFDANTGNHDVASGSTVMYLNPEDEVWLEIFYNEQNGLFADPAWTDSLFSGFLLYPDTNYFDALAEDYA, encoded by the exons ATGTGGGTGTTGATGGGAGTAGTCTGTATATGCCACTGTGTCTTTGGACAGCTGTTTGAGACCAGGCTCAAAGGAGCACCACGTCTGATCTGTAGTGTTCCCGGGTCACCAGGCCTGCCTGGCAAACCCGGTCCCAGAGGGGCTCCAGGAGCAGATGGGAATGTGGGTATACCAGGAAGAGATGGCAGAGACGGCAGGAAGggtgaaaaaggagaaaagggagaCACAG GGGTGAAAGGCAGAGTTGGCCCAACAGGTAAAATTGGAGAACGAGGTGATCGTGGCCCTGCAGGGAAACGAGGCCCTTCTGGAGAGAAAGGGGATCTGGGCCCACATGGTCCTCTGGGGCGTGAAGGAGAGAAAGGGCACAAGGGTGAACGAGGGCCCCGTGGGACTGCAGGAATTTGCAAGTGTGGCAGCCTGCTGCCTAAATCTGCCTTCTCTGTGGGAATTACCAACAGCTACCCTACAGAATACACCCCCATCAAATTCAACAAGGTCCTGTTTAATGAGGGTGGACACTATAACCCGCAGACAGGAAAGTTCATTTGTGCATACCCCGGCATTTATTATTTCTCTTATGACATTACACTAGCCAACAAACACCTGGCTATTGGTCTGGTGCAGAATGGCCAATATCGCATTAAAACCTTCGATGCCAACACTGGTAACCATGATGTGGCATCTGGGTCCACTGTGATGTACCTGAACCCAGAAGATGAGGTGTGGCTAGAGATCTTCTACAATGAACAGAATGGTCTATTTGCAGACCCAGCCTGGACTGACAGCTTGTTTTCTGGCTTCCTTCTGTATCCCGACACAAACTACTTTGATGCACTTGCAGAGGACTATGCATAG